One window from the genome of Lepisosteus oculatus isolate fLepOcu1 chromosome 25, fLepOcu1.hap2, whole genome shotgun sequence encodes:
- the LOC138225078 gene encoding uncharacterized protein, with translation MSDQVKTSGAADNMCMVLFAMERSGSIKIGLPPNNYNDNFSEYSKYVGNLQGISHVAFSPQGTMFAVCNAQLYSGSPPANPDENWLKQKARCVGRSGWDQVHSLFFHPNGTLYVVMKSGELYRGPPPENEYVSWMYRVATKIGTGGWCFPSLFFDPAGILYTVTTEGNLLKGSPPNDMNYIWSKNSEIIGTGGWTELTHFMAFSPDGNLWCVSKNGGKIYTAPPPRIASDNWIGRAQNLGSGYNQFPILALTQDKTISQILSLDFSVKDAKILSKEPLIVGQHDCDNSTGSVPYTATFEFSETISLESSFTHSHEFTLAVGASTTFQAGIPLLAANETTVSINASTTHNWSFTETERKEIVNTSSLNATVPPGEAVRFKAVVQKGIIDVPYTAKVLTVFGHQTTITGTWTGASVSKVAIKEEPIVN, from the exons ATGTCTGACCAGGTTAAGACTTCAGGAGCAGCAGACAATATGT GTATGGTGCTGTTTGCCATGGAAAGATCAGGGAGTATCAAGATTGGACTGCCCCCAAATAATTACAATGACAACTTTAGTGAATATTCGAAATATGTGGGAAATCTGCAAGGCATCTCTCACGTCGCCTTCAGCCCTCAAGGAACAATGTTTGCAGTCTGTAATGCACAGCTGTATTCTGGGTCTCCTCCAGCGAATCCAGATGAGAACTGGCTGAAGCAGAAAGCTCGGTGTGTAGGAAGGTCTGGGTGGGATCAAGTTCATTCCCTCTTCTTCCATCCAAACGGCACACTCTATGTTGTCATGAAGAGTGGTGAACTTTACAGGGGTCCCCCTCCTGAGAATGAGTACGTGTCCTGGATGTACAGGGTTGCTACGAAGATAGGAACTGGAGGATGGTGCTTCCCTTCTCTGTTCTTTGACCCTGCGGGCATCCTGTACACTGTGACCACAGAAGGGAATCTGCTTAAAGGAAGCCCTCCGAATGATATGAACTACATCTGGAGTAAAAACAGTGAGATTATTGGAACTGGAGGCTGGACAGAACTTACCCATTTCATGGCCTTCTCTCCTGATGGCAATCTGTGGTGTGTCTCCAAGAATGGAGGGAAGATCTACACTGCCCCACCACCCAGGATTGCCAGTGATAACTGGATTGGAAGAGCACAGAATCTTGGATCTGGCTACAATCAATTCCCAATCCTTGCCCTCACGCAAGATAAAACCATAAGTCAAATTTTAAGTTTGGATTTTTCTGTTAAAGATGCAAAGATTCTTTCAAAAGAGCCTCTGATAGTTGGGCAACATGACTGTGACAACTCTACCGGCTCTGTTCCTTACACTGCAACTTTCGA gttttctgAAACTATTTCCTTGGAAAGCTCTTTCACCCATTCTCATGAATTTACTCTGGCAGTTGGAGCATCAACAACCTTTCAAGCTGGAATCCCATTGTTGGCTGCGAATGAAACCACAGTCTCTATTAATGCCAGTACTACTCACAACTGGAGTTTTACAGAGACAGAAAggaaagag ATTGTTAATACATCCAGCCTGAATGCTACAGTGCCCCCTGGGGAGGCTGTGAGATTCAAGGCTGTAGTCCAGAAGGGGATCATTGATGTTCCTTACACAGCGAAGGTGCTCACTGTCTTCGGACACCAGACCACTATCACTGGGACATGGACTGGAGCTTCAGTTTCGAAAGTGGCAATAAAGGAAGAGCCTATTGTTAACTAA